The DNA sequence TCTGGGGAGAGAAATTGAAAAATtggcaaggccaattgtgctctctcttggCCTTGGTTGCCGACAGCTAACAGCATGACTGtgatttgaaccagtgatcctctaatcatagtgacagtgccttagtccactggaccacccggggcccCACTCAGGCATTTTTTTATGGATCTGGTACTGGCTATTTTAACcccaatccagttctgagtctttaTTTTAACCATGGGGTTCAGAGCGCCACCCGGTGTCCTCAGTgcaccattaacagacattatctcagccggctgcagcagcagtgtggacgttctcagaaggtaaatagaggagttgaggttctgcagtgtggagctattttacagtggaacctgaaaacagaccataatatctgaccctttataaaactcctACTGAAaggctctgttttaccagcgggagaaccgcttaaaccagcactgagaacccgttcagaaccgagtggaggctaacgctaatgctaacacataCGCTATAGAGAccccagtcacacacacagcacactcaCCCACTGTAAACCAGTtactacacaccagtagaccaacaaccacagatactgattggtcagggaggagagtcagactggataataagatattaaacactataaaacatcagtcagtccagaaagtctgattatagaaactgatgctgaaataaagggattttactgatcagattaatcagcagctcgtctgatgtgggactggattatttatacagaTACAGAGATCAGAACAGGTCGGTATTAAGAGACTTGGATCGGATCGGGGGGCAAACCTGTTTGGGACGGCATTAATTATGCCATAAAaactgaaacctgcagctgacgATCAGTGAGCCACAGCTTAGTGACTGACTCACAGTAGAGCCACAATAACAGCTTTCAGTTTCTTGGGTAAGTGGTTTTAAACTTGGTCTTTAAATGAggtttaaaatgaatgaaatgaatcatctttttgttgtttaatcACTCCTGTGTTTAGTTTGGGATCTCGGTCCTGCTGAAAGGTGAAGTGTCTCCCAAGCTGTCTTTGTTATCACTGTGGGGATGGTGTGTGTTGAGGAATGGACAGTGTGTTGTATTAAATTTTGTCCAAAAAGCTCCATGATtgatggataaataaataaataatgtggtGATCTGTATCTTTTAATACTCAGTATGCTGGTTTTGCCACCAAAGAGAAAAATCTAGAGGAAACTCATATAAGAACTCATTACTGAGACTCATTAAAACCGTCCAAAACACAGGATTCCAGAAATGAATGAAGACTGAAGCTGTTCGGTTATATAAAGAGCCATAGGGGGGATTACCCCAAAAATGGGTACCCACCCACACATTCCTGTTATTAGAAACGTACACTCTTACATTTCATATCTGCCTTCATCAAAAGCTtataattaacatttaaacacCTGCTCAACCATcatatcttctgaaatcatgggtgttaaagagtttctccagcttctgttggagtaactgactctactgtACCGataagaagactttctactagattctggaggaacattgctgtgagaatttgattgcattcagtgacaagagcataagtgaaatcaggatgttggatgaccatcTAATCAtccccatcccacctcatcccatggagctccaccatcactccagagaacacagctcttccactgctccacagctcctcaatgctggggggctttatacccctctagcccacgcctggcattaggcagcatgaagccaatagggtcatgatgttgatctgctccagagagtcctattctattggcagtacttcttctctacaggggctagacaagctgtgtgtggctgCTAATGTTTCAGTTTGAGAATTTAAGGATAATTCAGAGTAGTTCAGCCTTCAGGTTCACTTTAGAAGCTCCTTCTTCATTGTAAACAAGTGGTTTTGGTCGCCTGCCTTTACTCCTGTCTTTCGGTCATGGAAGAGGAGCAAGTATATTTAACATGGCTGCAGCGATACACAGCAGAGTGAGCATGTGTGTTTCTGCTAATGAACtagaattaattacattaattcattaatataaTTCATTCTAGTTCATTAGCAGAAACCCTCCCAACACCACTCATtagcaataacctgtaaataatctgtaaataatattgttattgctttttaattctattatttatattgtgtatatggtagtaatttatctacatttttgcatctgagtgtcttgctatccctttctgctgacactgagaatttccccactgtggcaCTAATAAAGGATTACCTTATCTTCTCTTATCTTAACTAAAATGTAACCAGTGTGAAATATgatgataattattttttattaaggcCAGACGCTCCCTGTTGTAACACCATTCAACatcttatttatatttaaaaatcctTTTTCTCCCACCTTGGTTCTGCCAATGAACCCACCCAACTCAACTCCTCCCAGCACCAGCAgcgctcccgacactaggaaggAGAGTACGGGCCTAACACACGCCTCCTCTGATACAGCCGAAACCAGCCATCACCTCTTTTCCAACTAGCCGgcgtccccagctccaccgcaccagctaacagacgcctaagagtgatgaggggagagagcgccctctacccacctggagaaagcaCAGCCATTTGTGCACtcttggactctggctgctgatggcaaagtggcacagcttgatgtgcaaatgcacacacacacacagagtggctagtccctgtagagaagtactgccaatagaataggactctctggagcagataaacatgaatctataagcgccatgctgcctaatgccacttttgggatgagttggggatgatgaggtgaggtagtgatcatcattcaacatcctgacctcgcaaatgctcttgttgctgaatgcaatcaaatcctgtcagaaatgctccacagtcttcttccatggacagtaagcaggataaactcttttaacacccttgatttcagaagaagcaataaataagcaggtgtcccaatacttttgtccaaaagtaCTACTGCCCAGGAAACTATTGCCCACCcgccacaaaaacaaaaacaaaaactgctCACCAGATGTTATCTGGGTGCTGGACTACTCTTAGTACAGATGTGGTACCAGCCCAGTACTGGAGTATTACACATCTACCCTGTTGGTAAACCCTGCAGGTGTACAGTTGGAGACTTATTCACATTTCATGCTGGTCATCCTCCCGACTCTTCTCAGTCGTcactttctgaccacagagctgctcttggaAGCTTAGTTTAGGCTGGTGGACTCTCCTCAAACCAGCCCTGACATATAAAACTCAGCATCACTGTGAGCCTGATTAAGGTAGTAGTACAGTTCAGCATATTTCCTCACAAGCTTTGTGTAGACAAAATAAACCTGAGTTCATGAGCTTTGAATGGAATTGAAATGttcactaatcagccataacattagtaccccCCCTGTTGCCGCCACTACAGATCTGTCctttcgaggcatggactccactagacctgtgaaggtgtcctgctgtggtgtctggagcaccaagactaacgttagcagcagatccttttaagtcctgtaaggtgtgaggtgggcggggcctccataaTCATCAGTGAACCTAAGGTGCCCCTCACCATctccggttcactggttgtcctaccttggagcacttttgtatactgggaacaccctacacgacctgcctgatgttctggagatgttctgactcagtcattatctagaacatcacagtctggttcttgtcaaagtgtctcagattcttacgcttgtccatttttcctgcttcatcaccttcagcacctgactgttcactcactgcctaatagatccacccctcatcagacaggagacactgtagatgaagatcataTATGCTGACAtttgtcagtggtgctaatgttctggctgatcggAGTAGATTCCAATACTGTTAGACAAATGTTCAAAACCAATCCTGTAGTTTGATCACATATTGATTATGTTTGTGTTCTCTGATCAGTTTTCAGACACCTTTATGGATGATTACGAATTTAATGTCTCTGAGAGTCCACTCCCAGAGACCCAGTTCGTCTGCGATTCTGAAGAAGACTCTCTGCACCTGTATTACACCGTCATCCAGCCTCTAGTCTACAGCTTGGTGTTTCTGCTGGGCGTGACAGGAAACAGCCTCCTCCTGACCGTCCTGCTGCAGCATCGTGCTCGCCTCCGCATCACTGAGATCTACCTGCTGCACCTGGCCCTGGCTGACCTTCTCCTGCTCTTGACCTTCCCGTTTGCTGTGGTCCAGGTGCTGACCGGCTGGGTGTTCGGCGACTTCCTCTGCAAGTTGCTGGGTTTGCTGAACCGCCTGAACTTGGTGTGCGGGAGCCTGCTGTTGGCGTGCATCGGCTTCGACCGCTACCTCGCCGTGGTGCACGCCGTCTCCAGCCTGCAAAGCCGCAGGCCGCGGATCGTCCACCTGACCTGTGCTCTCCTCTGGCTCTTCTGTTTCATTGTGAGCATGCCCAACATCGTGTTCCTCTCTGTGATGCCCAGCAATCAGTCTGCAAGGCTGGAGTGTCACTTCAACAGCCATGGCATCAACGCCAACAACTGGTTACTCACTAATCACTTGCTGACCAACGTGTTCGGCTTCTTCCTGCCCCTGTTCATCATGGGTTACTGTTACACCGCTGTGGTGCTCACCCTGTATAACAGTCAGCAGAGCCTGGAGAAGCAGGGGGCCATTCGCCTGGCTATGGTGGTCACCCTGGTTTTCTGCTTGTGTTGGCTACCCTATAACATCACCCTCTTTCTGGACACCCTGGTGCGCTTGGGAGTTCTGCCTCAAAAAAGCTGTGAAGCCCGAACCGCTTTGGCTCAGGGCCTGGGGATCACTGAAAGTATTGGCTTCATCCACTGCTGCCTCAATCCCATCCTGTACGCTTTTGTAGGGGTGCGTTTTCGGAAGGACCTCCTGCGACTGCTGGCCAAATGGGGCTGCGGAGCGATTTGTGGTCCATTGTTACGGGCTGGAGTTCTGAACAGGGTGTCGGTCTCGGAGGCAGCTACCACCACCACAAGCAGCCAGTACATATGAGGATGGAGCCCAGGAAAGAAGCATGCCGAAAGTATCCAGTCGTTTAATGATGAGAACCTTTGTTTGATTGTTTCTGACCTTCTGACCAAATCTTTGGCTTGATGCTTTGGCTATGCAGAAATATAGATCCcacgtacactatatgtccgaatgtttgtggacaccccttctaatgaatgcgtacAGCTACTttgggttgcacccattgctgacagactctctggagcagctaatcatgaacctattggcactagttattgggctagagaggtataaagcccaccagcattgcgctgtggagctgtggagagaTAAGGTAGAGTGGTgatcatgatcatcatcatcatcatcatcatcatccaacatcctgacctcacagcaatgctccacaatctagtagaaaccttgttactccaacaaaagcaggggaagctcttttaaatacccttgatttcggaagaaacgatgaatgagcaggtgtcccaatacttttgccataTAGTGTAAGTGCCCATAATAACTGGGGTTTGACTGAGCAGGTTGTAGAGCTTTGACAGAGTCAGATGATGGCATTTGTTGCACTGTAGGAATTCTGTAAATAATGCTTAAAAGCGCTTTGCACAGCAATTTGGAGGAGTGCTCTTAAAGCAGCAGCTAAGATGAAAGATTAAAGCTTAGTGGTTAACGGTtcagaaataaacttttttttctgcctctttttttcttccattaTAAATCAACATCATCAAACTTCTCAATTTCAAGCAAAAACAATCACAAACTTTGAAcagatttttttcttatttgcttTTAGACTTCTATTAAACACAGTTATACAGAACAGTTGCAAACGAGCACAAATTGCATCTTATTTACAGCAACTATATATAGAgagattttatatttatatatatatttatatattcccTTGCACAACAGTTTGGTAGCCAGAGAAAATGGAATTAGAAACTGAGagcccccaacccccccacccctgtCACCTCcattaaaacaaacacattgatctgtgaaatatacatattttacagacattttaaaaaatggcttCAGAAATTGTTGCTTAACTGAACTGATTtagtcttctctctctcattgtatATCTCAGAATTAAGAGATTATTACTAATAACAATTATATTAGCATCTGATTGCCACAATCAATAAACGTCAATAAAAACATGTCAGAGTTGGAAGTAACCcatacgaaaaaaaaaaaaaaaggtttttacagGTTTATGGAGAAGCATGTTCAGAAAGGCATGCCTCCAGGTCCATAGCCCAGTGGACTATCCAAAGACATGCCCCTCTGTCTGATACCCTGGGGCCCCATCATGACAGACTGCGGGTGTGGAGGTCCCATCATCGGCCCTTGAGGGGACAGGAGTGGCCCCTGCTGGCCAAAGTGCTCCCCGGGAATGGCCATGCCTCTCTGCTTAGCCTGCATCATCATTAGGTTCTGCTGGGCCATAAGGTTGTGTGGATGTTGCTGCGGCGACATCATGCCCTGTGGAGGATGGGACTGGTGCTGCAAGAGGCTGTTAGCCATCAtggcctgctgctgctgatgatggtgTTGCTGCTGTTGTGGAGGCATACCTGTCCTGCCCATCAGGTGTCCTGGATGACATATGGGCCCGGGCCCCATGCCACCAGCCGAGCCCATTCCTCTGGACCCTCCCTGGTTCATGACCATCCCAGGCCGCAGGCCGCAGTGCGAAGGGTGCAGGGGAAGCTGCTGCTCAGCCATCATGTTCTGCAAGTTTGCAATGTGTGGGTTGGAGGAAGGGGCGCTGCTGTGAGGGGGTCCGGAAGCAGACAGCTGCTTCAGGAGCTGGGCTGAAGGAACCTGCTGAGGCGGCTGGCCTTGGTGAGGGGCCTGCTGCGGTTGGGACATGGCCTCGCTCTTGGGGAAGTACTGCAAGGTGCTGCTTGGCTTGTCGGCAGGAATGATTCGAGACAGGTCAAACTCAGGTATACCCGAATGCGTGGGCCTGATGACCTCACTCAGGTCCGGGCCCTCTCCCATGGGCATGGAGGGAAAAGAGTCTGATGGGTGAGGGGGGCGCTGATGCGGCATGCCCTTGCCGAGTAGGTGCATTTGCTGCGGAGGCAGGACGTCGTCAGGAGGCTGTGGGTACTGCTGTCCCATAGCTCCGATGGGGGAGTGCAAAGGTCCTTGCATGCGGGAAAATCCACCCATCTGGCTTGAGGGATGCATGGGGGACACACTGCAGGGTCCTATCCCGTCTGGAGGGCCCCCTGCGCCTCCCATCATCGCTGACATGCCCATGGGGTTAGGAGAAGGCAGCATTGGTCCAGAGGGATCATGGGATAACTGCTGACCTCCCTGGAGGACCATTCCCATTGGGCTTTGAGGGCTGCTGTGAGGTCCCATTGAGCCCTGGGACAGGAGCATCTGCGAGGACTGGTGATTTGGCATATTTCCTGCAACAAAATACAGCAGAAAATGAATTATATTCAGCAGTTGGAGTAAATGCACCTGGTGTATTTCTGTTTATGGAGTAAATACACTAGGGAGATTcaagattaaaaaataaacagtagTCTGTAATGATACACTGAGAGTTTTCATAAACCGTAAATACAGCTGAACAAGTTCCAGGTCGCTGtcataaaaacataatatacCAGTAGACAGCTAGAAGATACTTTTTTCATTTCCACAGGCATGGAATATTAGGACCTGTGGCAAATTCCCATTTTTGGgggatttttaaaaagttaaaggCAGTTATTTCAATAGATTGCACCTGGCATGTTGGGTCCAGGAAGGAGGGGTCGATCAGGTGGCATCTCATCATCAGACGTGGCGATTGTCTTGATGGCATCATGATAGAGAGGAGTGGAAGTGGGCATTGCGTACTTGGACATCTGAGACATAATAAGGGACAGAGGATTCTGAGACGGTGGTGCATCTGGGGAAGAGGTGAAAGGCATGTTGGGAGGCTGACTGCTGGGAGTTGAGGTGGAGCTCCGCGGAGGCAGGGACATACCTGAAGAGGAAAAATCAGGATAAGAAGGCTTCCACTCCATTCCACACATTTCtaactaatgtgtggaaaggcagactgcatggctaggtgcttgattttatacacctgtggcaatgggactgaatcaaacttgaattcaatgattaagaggtgtgtcccaatacttttgtccatatagtgtactccAGAACTTtagtacatattttatatatgttctGCAGTGCACATTCTTTACCTGTCTCAGTGGAACTGCTACCTCCATTTCCCACTCCCTTACTGCTGGGTGGACCTCCAGGGCTCGGCAGGGCTGTCTTGGGTGAGGCAGTCCATCCTGGAGAGGCAACAGGCATGGCTGGAGATTTGAGGTGTCCAGGGGAGCCGGACGGTGACCGGAGTCCGAGAGATGAACCCATGACCTGGGGGGACTTCATTGACGTGGTAGAAGGTGTTCCTGCTCCAGACGCCGCTGGTAAGGGAGGGTGCGGCGGACCAGCAGGTGGTAGCTGAGTGGGGGATTTCAGGCCTGGGGCAGAGGGAGAGGGCATAAGCGGTGATGGTTCCTGGCTAAGGGAGGGTGACTTGAGCTGGTGAGGCGGGGGCATGGCAGGGGAGCCTATTGGGTTGACGTTAATGGAAAGGTCGGATGGATGTCGCGAACCCAGGTCTGGACCCCTCTGCCCGGTATTCATAGGCATATGGCTAAGCCTTGAAGTGCCACTAATTTGGGGGGGACCTTGCTGGTCAGGTCCAAACATCTCAGGGCCTGACTGTTGGAGGTAAGGCCCATCCCCTTGTCCACCTGGAAAGGGACCCTGATTGGGGAATTGAAGAGGACCATCCGGGCCAGGAATCATTCCTTTGTTAGCACCAACCCGGCCATTCTGTGCAGCCCTGATGCGGGAGATGTCCTCAGGGGTCAACATCTCTACCCCAGGCCCTCCTCTTAGTTTCTGGGCCAACATCTGCTGCTGTTGCAGATTCATGTTCATGCCCATGTTCATATTCAGGTTTCCCCCTAAGGGAGAGTCAACAATATCTCTCATTAAAGGGCCACCACCCCCACCTGCAACACCAATGGGAGGGCTCATCATGGCCCGGGAACTGGGAAAGTCCATTGGATCGCCACGAGATGGTGGACCGCCTCCCATGCCAGGATTAGGAAAGCCAGGCCCCCCAAGTccaccctgctgctgctgctgcctggaTAACTGTTCGAGCTCTAGCCTCCGGAGCTGACGTTTCTCCATGATACGGAACATCTCTTCGCGCGTTAAAGGTCGGTCAAGATCGCCCTGCATGTGCTGAGGTGGTCCACCGGGGGGATAGCACCCATGAAATGGACCTCCTCCACCCATGTTAGGTGGTATGTCATCCAGCCAGCCCATCCCTGGTCTGGGAGGTCTTTGAGGCCCTAGCCCTTCCATGGGTAAAACTCCACCAGGGCTTCCTGGGTATCCGCCACCACCTGGAGGTCCTCGCTGCATCTGCCCAAGAAACCTGGGCCCCCGAGGCCCCTCCTGATGCATGTCCATCATCCTCAGATTCCCTCCCATCCCTCCTCCCATCATAGGTCCTGGTCCCCACTGCTGGTCTCCAGGCTTGCTGTGATATGGTGGTGGGGGACCTCTTATCATGAGGTGTGGCCCCCCAGGCATGTTTATTTCAGACATCATGCGGAAgtgctgggggtgtg is a window from the Salminus brasiliensis chromosome 13, fSalBra1.hap2, whole genome shotgun sequence genome containing:
- the cxcr5 gene encoding C-X-C chemokine receptor type 5 → MTANIEEEIIYEFSDTFMDDYEFNVSESPLPETQFVCDSEEDSLHLYYTVIQPLVYSLVFLLGVTGNSLLLTVLLQHRARLRITEIYLLHLALADLLLLLTFPFAVVQVLTGWVFGDFLCKLLGLLNRLNLVCGSLLLACIGFDRYLAVVHAVSSLQSRRPRIVHLTCALLWLFCFIVSMPNIVFLSVMPSNQSARLECHFNSHGINANNWLLTNHLLTNVFGFFLPLFIMGYCYTAVVLTLYNSQQSLEKQGAIRLAMVVTLVFCLCWLPYNITLFLDTLVRLGVLPQKSCEARTALAQGLGITESIGFIHCCLNPILYAFVGVRFRKDLLRLLAKWGCGAICGPLLRAGVLNRVSVSEAATTTTSSQYI